One segment of Gilliamella sp. ESL0441 DNA contains the following:
- a CDS encoding rhomboid family intramembrane serine protease, producing the protein MTILKNLIYLGRQTKVTSLLIIINIVWFAISRLSYPLSFVDSLNGIFFIRWGADVSQLTFSGQYWRMFTCLFMHVSITHLAMNMLALFSVGNILERQIPWFAFLGIYILSGIISSLTSDIATINNNVISCGASGAILGIISALLAYSLVNRESLKEMPVRAIIVSLILTAGLGLLPSINNMAHLGGALAGFILGALISLLIKWFYFSTKLTSFLISIVFIATTGCIYLVYEHFKLPEIIQQIYN; encoded by the coding sequence ATGACCATTTTAAAAAATCTAATTTATTTAGGACGTCAAACCAAAGTTACAAGTTTATTAATCATTATTAATATTGTATGGTTTGCGATATCTCGTTTATCTTACCCCTTGAGTTTTGTCGATTCATTGAACGGCATTTTTTTTATTCGGTGGGGAGCAGATGTCTCACAATTAACATTTTCCGGTCAATATTGGCGAATGTTTACCTGCCTTTTTATGCATGTAAGTATTACTCATCTGGCAATGAATATGCTTGCACTATTCAGTGTTGGTAACATCTTAGAAAGACAAATACCTTGGTTTGCTTTTCTTGGAATTTATATCTTATCTGGCATAATCAGTAGTTTAACCAGTGATATCGCAACCATTAATAACAATGTAATTAGTTGTGGAGCATCAGGCGCAATTTTAGGCATTATTTCTGCTTTATTAGCTTACAGTCTGGTTAATCGAGAAAGTTTGAAAGAGATGCCAGTTAGAGCAATCATAGTAAGCTTAATTCTTACCGCTGGATTAGGTTTACTGCCATCAATAAATAACATGGCTCACTTAGGTGGTGCACTTGCAGGATTTATTCTAGGGGCTCTGATATCATTATTGATAAAATGGTTCTACTTTTCTACAAAATTAACATCTTTTCTTATTAGTATAGTGTTTATTGCTACTACAGGATGTATTTATCTGGTGTATGAACATTTTAAACTGCCAGAGATAATTCAACAAATATATAACTAA
- the lolC gene encoding lipoprotein-releasing ABC transporter permease subunit LolC, whose product MFRPLAFYIGLRYVYGQKTDGFGRFVSWLSMIGILLGSLGLILVLSVMNGLEDQMQNSILKFLPQAQITTSQGRVNVNNTPSTPFEKLKGVVHVTELVTSDVVLQSEHSITVSTLMGIKPNEGDPITDFIYSGSISDLQAGKYNVILGQTLANQLGVSVGDKIRLMVTDASQVTPVGRIPSQRLFNVAGLFSVNHDINQALIYVNQYDAKNLLRYPADTITSWRLFLEKPLKIAEVTNSSLPEGLQFKDWRVKRGELFQAIKMEKNVMGLLISLIVIVAAFNIITSLSLLVMEKQGEVAILKTQGLSRFQIMSIFMIQGATSGVIGTILGSVLGLLLAYYLNEIMQALGLSFAGIKLPSLIEPTQIVFIIIGLLMLSLLSTLYPAYRAAKIQPAEALRYE is encoded by the coding sequence ATATTTCGTCCATTAGCCTTTTATATCGGTCTTCGTTATGTTTACGGTCAAAAAACTGATGGTTTTGGTCGCTTTGTTTCATGGTTATCTATGATTGGTATTTTGCTGGGATCATTAGGTTTAATTTTAGTTTTATCGGTAATGAATGGTCTTGAAGATCAGATGCAAAATAGTATTTTGAAATTTTTACCACAAGCGCAAATTACGACTTCTCAAGGAAGGGTTAATGTTAATAACACGCCGAGTACGCCATTTGAAAAACTTAAAGGCGTTGTTCATGTCACAGAATTAGTTACCAGTGATGTTGTTTTACAAAGTGAGCACAGTATCACCGTCAGTACCTTAATGGGCATTAAACCTAACGAAGGTGATCCTATCACTGATTTTATTTACAGCGGTTCGATTTCTGATTTACAAGCTGGAAAGTATAATGTCATTTTAGGGCAAACATTAGCCAATCAACTTGGTGTTAGTGTGGGGGATAAAATCCGTTTAATGGTTACTGATGCAAGTCAAGTCACTCCGGTTGGGCGTATACCTTCTCAACGTCTTTTTAATGTTGCAGGTTTGTTTTCAGTCAATCATGATATCAATCAAGCGCTAATTTATGTTAATCAATATGATGCAAAAAATTTGCTACGGTATCCGGCCGATACAATTACCAGCTGGCGATTATTTTTAGAAAAACCGCTAAAAATTGCTGAAGTAACAAATTCCTCTTTACCCGAAGGGTTACAATTTAAAGATTGGCGAGTAAAACGAGGTGAATTATTTCAAGCGATCAAGATGGAGAAAAATGTAATGGGGCTTCTTATTAGTCTCATTGTAATAGTTGCTGCTTTTAACATTATCACTTCCTTAAGTTTACTGGTAATGGAAAAACAGGGCGAAGTGGCTATTTTAAAAACACAAGGTCTTTCTCGGTTTCAAATTATGTCGATTTTTATGATTCAAGGGGCTACATCTGGTGTAATTGGAACTATATTAGGTAGCGTTTTGGGTCTTCTTCTTGCTTATTACTTGAATGAAATTATGCAAGCGTTAGGTCTGTCATTTGCAGGGATAAAACTACCATCATTGATAGAACCAACGCAAATTGTGTTTATTATTATTGGATTACTTATGTTATCACTATTATCAACTTTATATCCTGCATATCGTGCAGCCAAAATTCAACCAGCCGAGGCTTTACGTTATGAATGA
- the lolE gene encoding lipoprotein-releasing ABC transporter permease subunit LolE, protein MSIMNLSLMTAIRFRKGRRKSGMVSLISIISTLSIAIGIAALIIGLSAMNGFEKELNNRVLSVVPHAQLYSQYGNLDDWKHIQKELKGAKNIVSSAPFVSFTGLIENGSKLAAVEVQGVDPEQEKAISTLPNFVLNNKWQAFKADNQQVIIGSGLANTLSVKEGGWVSLLIPVSSNPNQLKPPKRVRLQVIGILDLNGSLSNNVALVPLSDAQKLLNIGDSVTGLMVNVEHVYQASQIIGRAVLNLDEDISFTSWENSYGFMYRDIQMIRQIMYLAMIVVIGVACFNIVSTLVIAVKDKQRDIAILKTLGATNGLIRNIFIWYGVISGLVGSLLGVILGVLSAWQLSNIMKCVESLLGHKFLNSNIYFVDFLPSQIYFFDVVIVFVTAMLLSLIASYYPARRACKIEPAKILNSF, encoded by the coding sequence ATAAGCATTATGAATTTATCTTTAATGACGGCAATACGATTTCGTAAAGGACGCCGCAAGAGTGGTATGGTTTCTTTAATATCGATTATCTCAACGCTAAGTATTGCGATTGGTATCGCTGCACTTATCATAGGTTTAAGTGCGATGAATGGTTTTGAGAAAGAATTGAACAATCGTGTATTATCAGTAGTGCCACACGCTCAACTATATTCACAATATGGTAATTTGGATGATTGGAAACATATTCAAAAGGAGTTGAAAGGTGCCAAAAATATTGTTTCATCAGCTCCGTTTGTCAGTTTTACTGGGCTTATTGAAAATGGAAGCAAACTAGCTGCTGTTGAAGTTCAAGGCGTTGATCCTGAACAGGAGAAAGCAATCAGTACCTTGCCTAATTTTGTACTGAATAACAAATGGCAAGCTTTTAAAGCAGATAACCAACAAGTTATTATTGGTTCAGGTTTAGCCAATACTTTATCTGTGAAAGAAGGCGGATGGGTATCATTACTGATTCCTGTTTCAAGTAATCCCAATCAACTAAAACCCCCTAAACGAGTGCGATTACAGGTAATTGGTATTTTGGATTTGAATGGTAGCTTAAGTAATAATGTGGCTTTAGTACCATTATCAGATGCGCAAAAATTATTAAACATAGGTGACAGTGTCACGGGGTTAATGGTTAATGTTGAACACGTTTATCAAGCTAGCCAAATTATTGGTCGAGCTGTTTTAAATCTTGATGAAGATATCTCATTCACCAGTTGGGAAAACTCTTATGGTTTTATGTATCGCGATATCCAAATGATAAGGCAAATAATGTATTTAGCTATGATAGTCGTTATTGGAGTAGCATGTTTTAATATTGTGTCGACATTAGTTATTGCTGTAAAAGATAAACAACGTGATATTGCAATATTAAAAACGCTAGGCGCAACAAATGGCTTAATTAGAAATATTTTTATTTGGTATGGGGTCATATCAGGATTAGTGGGAAGTTTACTTGGCGTAATCCTGGGAGTATTGTCAGCCTGGCAACTTTCAAACATTATGAAATGTGTTGAATCCCTTTTGGGTCATAAGTTTTTAAACAGTAATATCTATTTTGTGGATTTTCTTCCTTCCCAAATTTATTTTTTTGATGTCGTAATTGTTTTTGTTACTGCAATGTTACTAAGTTTAATTGCTAGTTATTATCCGGCAAGAAGGGCATGTAAAATAGAACCAGCCAAAATATTAAATAGTTTTTGA
- a CDS encoding GNAT family N-acetyltransferase, producing the protein MITYCDANLDDLPFIVDVYNSTIASRMVTADTSPVSLESKLAWFHQHNSNNRPLWLIKYQNQSCGWISLSSFYGRPAYSGTVEVSLYIHEHFRGKKIGQYMLAQIEEYARKIGINVILSYVFGHNIPSIGLFNKMQYQQWGFFPKVAELDGIKRDLIILGKSLI; encoded by the coding sequence ATGATCACTTATTGCGATGCAAATTTAGATGATTTACCTTTCATTGTTGATGTCTACAATTCCACTATTGCCAGTCGGATGGTTACTGCGGATACTTCCCCTGTTTCTTTAGAAAGTAAATTGGCATGGTTTCATCAACACAATTCGAATAACCGACCTCTTTGGTTAATTAAATATCAAAATCAGTCTTGTGGTTGGATTAGTTTATCTTCGTTTTATGGGCGACCCGCATATTCTGGCACGGTTGAAGTAAGTTTATATATACATGAACATTTTCGAGGAAAAAAAATTGGGCAATATATGCTTGCTCAAATTGAAGAATATGCCCGCAAAATCGGTATCAACGTAATATTAAGTTATGTATTTGGACATAATATTCCTAGTATTGGTCTTTTTAATAAAATGCAGTATCAACAATGGGGATTTTTTCCAAAAGTTGCCGAACTTGATGGTATTAAGCGTGATTTAATCATTTTAGGGAAATCACTTATCTAA
- the lolD gene encoding lipoprotein-releasing ABC transporter ATP-binding protein LolD: MNDLQPLLSAKNLYKTYNEGKMVTEVLKDVSFDIHPQSLLAIIGSSGSGKSTLLHLLGGLDKPTSGEITFQSQHLSQLTEKEKARLRNQKIGFVYQFHHLLPDFTALENIVMPLLIGGVSPNEAKKRAMAMLESVNLVNRANHRPSELSGGERQRVAIGRALINNPALVMADEPTGNLDKSTADSIFDLLIKLNREQGTAFLVVTHDLNLAKKLDKQLVMSDGKLSESKLTDNLF; this comes from the coding sequence ATGAATGATTTGCAACCGCTTCTTTCAGCAAAAAATCTTTATAAGACTTATAATGAAGGCAAAATGGTGACAGAGGTTTTAAAAGACGTTTCATTTGATATTCATCCTCAATCATTATTAGCCATTATTGGTAGTTCCGGCTCAGGAAAAAGTACACTTTTACATCTGCTTGGCGGGTTGGATAAACCAACATCTGGCGAGATTACTTTTCAATCACAGCATTTAAGTCAACTTACTGAAAAAGAAAAAGCTCGATTACGCAATCAAAAAATTGGTTTTGTTTATCAGTTTCATCATTTATTACCCGACTTTACCGCACTCGAAAATATTGTTATGCCATTGTTGATAGGGGGGGTATCGCCTAATGAGGCTAAAAAACGCGCAATGGCAATGTTGGAATCGGTTAATTTGGTTAACCGTGCTAATCATCGACCCTCTGAACTATCTGGTGGTGAGCGTCAACGTGTAGCAATTGGGCGAGCTTTAATTAACAATCCTGCACTAGTGATGGCTGATGAGCCGACAGGTAATTTAGATAAATCAACTGCAGATTCAATTTTTGATTTGCTAATAAAATTAAATCGAGAACAAGGTACAGCATTTTTAGTTGTAACACATGATTTGAATTTAGCTAAAAAGTTAGATAAACAACTCGTTATGAGCGATGGAAAACTTTCCGAGAGTAAATTAACAGACAACCTATTTTAG